In one Nocardia tengchongensis genomic region, the following are encoded:
- a CDS encoding YitT family protein, which produces MLLRRLLALYVGLWLYGLSMAVMIRAALGLDPWDVFHQGVADHVPLSFGTVVAITGAAVLLAWIPLRQWPGLGTVSNVVVIGISVDVGLWLLPELPGLPLRIGAMGAAVVLNAIATVLYIGAGMGPGPRDGLMTGLVRRTARPVWVVRTGLEATVLSVGWLLGGSVGIGTLVYAFGIGPLIQLMIPYVNRYLPGFQEPDTEIATAPESESMPA; this is translated from the coding sequence ATGCTGCTGCGCCGCCTCCTCGCCCTCTACGTCGGACTCTGGTTGTACGGCCTGTCGATGGCCGTCATGATCCGCGCCGCACTCGGCCTGGACCCGTGGGACGTTTTCCACCAGGGCGTAGCCGATCACGTGCCGCTGAGTTTCGGCACGGTCGTGGCGATCACCGGCGCCGCGGTCCTGCTGGCCTGGATTCCCTTGCGGCAGTGGCCAGGTCTCGGCACGGTCAGCAACGTCGTGGTGATCGGCATCTCGGTAGATGTCGGCCTATGGCTACTGCCCGAACTACCGGGCCTACCCCTCCGAATCGGTGCCATGGGCGCAGCGGTGGTCCTCAACGCGATAGCAACAGTCCTCTACATCGGCGCAGGCATGGGCCCGGGCCCCCGCGATGGCCTGATGACTGGCCTGGTCCGCCGCACAGCCCGCCCGGTTTGGGTAGTGCGGACAGGCTTGGAGGCGACCGTGTTGTCCGTAGGTTGGCTCCTGGGCGGCAGCGTCGGTATCGGCACCCTGGTCTACGCCTTCGGCATCGGCCCCCTGATCCAACTCATGATCCCGTACGTGAACCGCTACCTGCCGGGCTTCCAGGAGCCGGACACCGAGATTGCGACCGCGCCCGAATCGGAGTCGATGCCCGCCTGA
- a CDS encoding ABC transporter ATP-binding protein gives MRGDLAEPVGVASAGRSDGVTLPAGALRPIELAAGAVLGGATVGLVTVGALLPFAAALQLVAAVPMGLLAHRHRFRAQLATTIAGTLVTFVAAGLLPAENLIGVAVIGGIIGTVKRRGGGLPAVAVLSTVAGFVMATATVGMLLVFARSRALLFDSIRNSAQGIESLAAKQSWLEPVGRAVAGYTDTVLHWWWAFVGGGIVAAMLISGLVSWFVLGRVLDRLAWLPGRDSLLDAPADPRPVAPLPVTLRDVTFRYQGARTDALHRIELTVHVGEFVAVVGHNGSGKSTLTRILAGRPPTSGTVTRPGSAGLGVRGGTAMVLQRPESQTLGVLVADDVVWGLPTADAAAVDIDGLLAEVGLTGMGGRETATLSGGQQQRLAVAAALARQPTLLIADEATSMIDPEGRRDLVALLARLPRRHPMAVVLVTHHEADAAAADRVIHLEQGRSVAHLPAWPRPVRDLRRRPMGEPVLELTGVGHTYNRGTPWEAPALHDIDLSVRRGEALLVVGGNGSGKSTLAWIMAGLTMPTSGTCVLREPMGTTRPVHKRIGAVQLAFQHSRLQLQRQDVGTEIEDWGGRGSYAVARALDQVGLDRTLVTRSIEELSGGQAKRVVLAAIVASHPQVVVLDEPLAGLDPEGRAGVVELLARLRDSGLTLIVISHDVADMTAVCDRTVHLRDGRLVENPSAAVHYAPARHFTGGFR, from the coding sequence ATGCGCGGCGACCTGGCTGAGCCGGTCGGCGTGGCGAGCGCCGGGAGAAGTGATGGGGTGACGCTGCCTGCCGGAGCGTTGCGGCCGATCGAGCTGGCGGCGGGGGCTGTGCTGGGCGGGGCCACCGTGGGGCTGGTGACCGTGGGGGCGCTGCTGCCGTTCGCGGCGGCGCTGCAACTGGTGGCGGCGGTGCCGATGGGACTGCTCGCGCATCGGCACCGGTTCCGCGCGCAATTGGCGACCACCATCGCGGGGACGCTGGTGACGTTCGTGGCGGCGGGGCTGCTGCCCGCGGAGAACCTGATCGGTGTCGCGGTGATCGGCGGGATCATCGGGACCGTCAAGCGCCGGGGCGGTGGGCTGCCCGCGGTGGCGGTGCTGTCGACGGTGGCCGGATTCGTGATGGCGACCGCGACGGTCGGGATGCTGCTGGTCTTCGCGCGGTCCCGGGCCCTGCTGTTCGACAGCATCCGCAACTCCGCGCAGGGCATCGAAAGCCTTGCGGCGAAACAGTCCTGGCTGGAACCGGTCGGCCGGGCCGTCGCCGGCTACACCGACACCGTCCTGCACTGGTGGTGGGCGTTCGTGGGCGGCGGCATCGTCGCGGCCATGCTGATCAGCGGATTGGTCTCGTGGTTCGTGCTCGGCCGGGTGCTGGATCGACTGGCCTGGCTGCCGGGGCGCGACAGCCTGCTGGACGCGCCCGCCGACCCGCGTCCGGTCGCGCCGCTGCCGGTCACGTTGCGCGACGTCACCTTCCGCTACCAGGGTGCGCGGACCGACGCGCTGCACCGCATCGAGCTGACTGTCCACGTCGGTGAATTCGTGGCGGTGGTCGGGCACAACGGATCCGGAAAGTCCACGCTCACCAGGATTCTCGCGGGCCGCCCACCGACCTCAGGCACCGTCACCCGGCCCGGCTCGGCGGGTCTCGGTGTGCGCGGCGGCACCGCCATGGTCCTGCAACGCCCCGAAAGCCAGACCCTGGGCGTGCTCGTCGCCGACGACGTGGTGTGGGGACTGCCCACCGCGGACGCGGCGGCCGTCGACATCGACGGACTGCTCGCCGAGGTCGGCCTGACCGGGATGGGCGGCCGCGAGACCGCGACTCTGTCCGGCGGGCAGCAGCAGCGGCTCGCCGTGGCCGCCGCCCTGGCCCGGCAGCCCACCCTGCTCATCGCCGACGAAGCGACCTCCATGATCGACCCGGAAGGCCGGCGCGACCTGGTCGCACTGCTGGCCCGGCTGCCGCGCCGGCATCCGATGGCCGTCGTCCTGGTGACCCATCACGAAGCGGACGCGGCCGCCGCGGACCGCGTCATCCACTTGGAGCAGGGCCGCTCGGTGGCGCACCTGCCCGCCTGGCCTCGCCCGGTGCGCGACCTGCGCCGTCGGCCCATGGGCGAACCCGTGCTCGAACTGACCGGTGTCGGCCACACCTACAACCGCGGCACCCCGTGGGAAGCCCCGGCTCTGCACGACATCGACCTGAGCGTCCGTCGCGGCGAGGCCCTGCTCGTCGTGGGCGGCAACGGCTCCGGCAAGTCGACGCTCGCGTGGATCATGGCCGGGCTGACCATGCCCACCTCCGGCACCTGCGTGCTGCGCGAACCCATGGGCACGACCCGCCCCGTGCACAAGCGAATCGGGGCCGTGCAGCTCGCTTTCCAGCATTCCCGGCTGCAACTTCAGCGGCAGGACGTGGGCACCGAGATCGAGGATTGGGGTGGCCGCGGCAGTTACGCGGTGGCCCGCGCCCTGGACCAGGTGGGCCTGGACCGGACCCTGGTCACCCGATCGATCGAGGAACTCAGCGGCGGTCAGGCCAAACGGGTGGTGCTGGCGGCTATCGTCGCCAGTCATCCCCAGGTGGTGGTGCTCGACGAACCACTCGCCGGATTGGATCCCGAGGGTCGCGCCGGCGTGGTGGAACTGCTTGCCCGCCTGCGTGATTCGGGTCTGACCTTGATCGTCATCTCGCACGACGTGGCCGACATGACCGCGGTGTGTGACCGCACCGTCCACCTGCGCGACGGCCGCCTCGTCGAAAATCCGTCCGCCGCAGTGCACTACGCACCGGCGCGCCACTTCACGGGAGGTTTCCGATGA
- a CDS encoding lipase family protein: MRRDGAWFRHWWRVGLIGAVTLLAAAIAVPGTRADLPVPDDDPFYAMPIDLGEYGNGAILDSRPISVFGLPLPIAGWQVKYRTTDSAGEGAADVATVMTPLIPWNGPGDRPLLSYQIAEDSLGTRCAPSFALRGARDTAITNTVLDVPFLIEALRRGWAVVVPDYEGAQSRFFDGVNSGRGVLDGVRAAKAFAPLGITDASPLGAWGYSGGAFATLWAMQLRASYAPEVWFAGVTSGGVPADIPAIARGVDGGVRAGLGILILIAMTRNDPRLADALDDSGRALLDQEAAACGSDLVVHHLYGHLDDYSAAPDLVDSREFRSATDHQELGGWAPDVPLYLYHSNSDDVIPSAGFSALVDRYCALGATLTAVHSTIPGHNPAAIGEALGAMNFLSDRFAGEPVAAGCTVR; the protein is encoded by the coding sequence ATGCGGCGGGATGGCGCATGGTTCCGACATTGGTGGCGCGTCGGCCTGATCGGGGCGGTGACCCTGCTGGCGGCGGCGATCGCCGTCCCGGGCACGCGAGCCGACCTCCCGGTTCCCGACGACGACCCGTTCTATGCGATGCCGATCGACTTGGGCGAGTACGGAAATGGGGCGATCCTCGATTCCCGGCCGATCTCCGTCTTCGGACTGCCGCTACCGATCGCGGGCTGGCAGGTGAAGTACCGCACCACCGACTCCGCCGGGGAGGGCGCCGCCGACGTGGCCACCGTCATGACACCCCTCATCCCCTGGAACGGCCCCGGCGATCGGCCACTGCTGTCGTATCAGATCGCCGAGGACAGCCTCGGAACCCGTTGCGCCCCATCGTTCGCGCTCCGCGGCGCCCGCGACACCGCGATCACCAACACCGTGCTCGACGTACCGTTCCTGATCGAGGCGCTCCGCCGCGGCTGGGCGGTGGTGGTGCCCGATTACGAGGGCGCGCAGTCCCGATTCTTCGACGGCGTGAACTCCGGCCGCGGCGTGCTCGACGGCGTCCGGGCCGCCAAAGCCTTTGCGCCACTCGGCATCACCGACGCCAGCCCGCTCGGCGCCTGGGGCTATTCGGGCGGCGCCTTCGCCACCTTGTGGGCCATGCAGTTGCGGGCGAGCTACGCGCCCGAAGTCTGGTTCGCCGGAGTGACATCCGGCGGCGTTCCCGCCGATATCCCCGCCATCGCGCGCGGCGTCGACGGCGGCGTCCGGGCCGGACTCGGAATCCTGATTCTGATTGCCATGACGCGCAACGATCCACGGCTGGCGGACGCGCTCGACGACAGCGGTCGCGCACTGCTCGATCAGGAAGCCGCGGCCTGCGGCAGCGACCTCGTGGTCCACCACCTCTACGGGCACCTGGACGACTACTCGGCGGCGCCGGATCTGGTCGACAGCCGGGAATTCCGCTCGGCGACCGACCATCAGGAGCTGGGTGGCTGGGCGCCCGACGTGCCGCTGTACCTGTACCACAGCAATTCCGACGACGTGATCCCGTCCGCCGGATTCAGCGCTCTCGTCGACCGCTACTGCGCGCTGGGCGCGACCCTCACCGCGGTGCATTCCACGATCCCGGGCCACAATCCGGCCGCGATCGGAGAAGCCTTGGGGGCCATGAACTTTCTGTCCGACCGCTTCGCGGGCGAGCCGGTGGCCGCCGGGTGCACCGTGCGCTGA
- a CDS encoding YciI family protein: MKYMLIWRATDEGNAAMAEADFEKMIETVGRFNDELIRAGVLLAAEGLDSPEDSVVVDFSSEPPLVTDGPYGETKELFGGFYILNVASKEEAVEWAKRAPSLGAGFKTEIRRVTTIDEFPQDNEWIRKERAWREKTGQL; encoded by the coding sequence GTGAAGTACATGCTCATCTGGCGCGCCACCGACGAGGGCAATGCGGCCATGGCCGAGGCCGACTTCGAGAAGATGATCGAAACCGTGGGGCGCTTCAACGACGAGCTGATCCGGGCCGGGGTGCTGCTGGCGGCGGAGGGCCTCGACAGCCCGGAAGACAGCGTGGTGGTGGACTTCTCGTCCGAGCCGCCGCTGGTCACCGACGGACCGTACGGCGAGACCAAGGAGCTGTTCGGCGGCTTCTACATCTTGAACGTCGCGTCCAAGGAGGAGGCCGTCGAATGGGCCAAGCGGGCGCCGTCCCTGGGCGCGGGATTCAAGACCGAGATCCGGCGGGTCACCACCATCGACGAGTTCCCGCAGGACAACGAGTGGATCCGCAAGGAACGCGCCTGGCGCGAAAAGACCGGACAGCTGTGA
- a CDS encoding ammonium transporter: MKIGRPMMLRKITAVAAPVVTAVAIAGAGVAHADATVPDIGYQTQLVGDTVVTTLTNGTFELAGGAVDIKDAAGSTVVELPLAFAQDGLSFPMPAAVSADGATLSLTAVKDVAAATPVLHPVASLTENQLAMQNFSSQFGIATAIGSFVGLAVGGAIGLIGFLGGAFGFATVPLAATVGAIIGSLVVGGPALVVAGVDLIGTLTAAPGTTKWANPGA, encoded by the coding sequence ATGAAGATTGGAAGACCCATGATGCTGCGCAAGATCACCGCTGTCGCCGCGCCGGTTGTCACGGCTGTCGCCATCGCCGGAGCCGGTGTGGCCCACGCCGACGCCACGGTGCCCGATATCGGCTACCAGACCCAGCTGGTCGGCGACACCGTCGTCACCACGCTCACCAACGGCACCTTCGAACTGGCCGGTGGGGCGGTGGACATCAAGGACGCCGCGGGCTCGACCGTGGTGGAGTTGCCGCTGGCCTTCGCGCAGGACGGGCTGAGCTTCCCGATGCCGGCCGCGGTCAGCGCGGACGGCGCCACCCTGAGCCTGACCGCGGTCAAGGACGTCGCGGCGGCCACCCCGGTGCTGCACCCGGTGGCCTCGCTCACCGAGAACCAGCTGGCCATGCAGAACTTCAGCAGCCAGTTCGGCATCGCCACCGCCATCGGCAGCTTCGTCGGCCTGGCGGTCGGCGGCGCCATCGGTCTCATCGGATTCCTCGGTGGCGCTTTCGGTTTCGCGACGGTGCCGCTCGCCGCGACGGTCGGCGCGATCATCGGCAGCCTGGTGGTGGGCGGCCCGGCCCTGGTCGTCGCGGGTGTGGATCTGATCGGCACGCTGACCGCGGCGCCCGGCACCACCAAGTGGGCGAACCCCGGCGCCTAG
- a CDS encoding RNA polymerase sigma factor, producing the protein MAVATGREAVAAVWRIESARIVGALARYTGDFALAEDLAQEALAEALVTWPRDGVPRNPSGWLLTVGRRRAIDAFRRRAIRDDRYAALARELGEGGTATGGPGPEAPDSEPLWDPDQIDDDVLALMFVSCHPVLSREARVALTLRVVGGLTSDEIAKACLVPTATVQARITRAKKTLAAARVPFGVPPENERGARLGSVLNVIYVIFTEGSSATSGSDLIRLDLAGEAQRLARVLAHLMPAEPEVHGLLALLELTAARFPARVDAKGHPVLLEQQNRMRWDRTAIRRGRAALQQAARAGRGLGAYGLQAAIAECHAIADSVDDTDWDRIVLLYEALGRLAPSPIVDLNRAVAVCMAQGPAAALTIVDELDAAAELADSHLLASVRGELLAKLGRRDEARAAFARAIDRCRNDRERALLEGKLAELG; encoded by the coding sequence ATGGCCGTCGCTACCGGTCGTGAGGCCGTCGCCGCGGTGTGGCGCATCGAATCCGCCCGCATCGTCGGCGCACTGGCCCGATACACCGGCGATTTCGCGCTCGCCGAAGACCTGGCCCAGGAAGCACTGGCGGAAGCCTTGGTGACCTGGCCGCGGGACGGCGTGCCGCGCAACCCGTCCGGTTGGTTGCTCACGGTCGGCCGGCGACGGGCCATCGATGCCTTCCGCCGTCGCGCCATCCGTGACGATCGGTACGCCGCCCTCGCCCGCGAACTCGGCGAGGGCGGCACTGCGACCGGCGGGCCGGGCCCGGAGGCTCCCGATTCGGAACCGCTCTGGGACCCGGATCAGATCGACGACGACGTGCTCGCCCTGATGTTCGTGTCGTGCCACCCGGTCCTGTCGCGGGAGGCCCGGGTGGCGTTGACCCTGCGTGTGGTCGGCGGCCTGACCAGCGACGAGATCGCCAAAGCCTGCCTGGTCCCGACGGCGACCGTGCAGGCCCGGATCACCCGCGCCAAGAAGACCCTCGCGGCGGCGCGAGTTCCGTTCGGGGTACCGCCCGAGAACGAGCGTGGGGCGCGGCTCGGCTCGGTGCTCAATGTCATCTACGTGATCTTCACCGAAGGCTCCTCGGCCACCTCCGGATCCGACCTCATCCGTCTGGACCTCGCCGGCGAGGCCCAGCGGCTCGCTCGGGTGCTGGCGCACCTCATGCCGGCCGAACCCGAAGTCCACGGCCTGCTGGCCCTGCTCGAGCTGACCGCCGCCCGCTTTCCCGCCCGAGTCGATGCGAAGGGACACCCGGTTCTGCTGGAACAACAGAATCGAATGCGCTGGGATCGGACCGCGATACGGCGCGGCCGGGCCGCACTGCAGCAGGCGGCCCGAGCCGGGCGCGGGCTCGGCGCGTACGGTCTGCAGGCCGCGATCGCCGAATGCCATGCGATCGCCGACTCGGTGGACGACACCGACTGGGATCGCATCGTGCTGCTCTACGAAGCGCTCGGCCGGCTCGCCCCGTCCCCGATCGTGGACCTCAACCGTGCGGTCGCAGTCTGCATGGCACAGGGCCCCGCGGCCGCACTGACCATCGTCGACGAGCTCGACGCCGCCGCGGAGCTCGCGGACTCGCATCTGCTGGCGAGCGTCCGCGGCGAGCTGCTCGCCAAACTGGGCCGGCGAGACGAAGCCCGGGCGGCCTTCGCACGCGCGATCGACCGGTGCCGCAACGACCGCGAACGCGCCCTGCTCGAAGGCAAGCTGGCCGAACTCGGGTGA
- a CDS encoding cysteine hydrolase family protein gives MRRGNGLEIPETLEDVCAPESMAVVVYDMQVGVLGQLEDGPAITERVVRVVEAARRGGYPVIFLRHFFLPKRLMGKFALRMAMSWQGAESAEDVVPILQRDTPAFQLVPELQPREGEVVFDKTSMSAFEGTPLASTLRDLGIGAYAIVGVALEIGIAPTVSHSTDLGFVPIVIRDGVGGRDTAGLQRAWDDFAFQGHAIVTDSDTIVPLLEKTS, from the coding sequence ATGCGGCGCGGGAATGGGCTGGAGATACCGGAGACGCTCGAGGACGTCTGTGCACCGGAGAGCATGGCGGTCGTCGTGTACGACATGCAGGTCGGGGTGCTGGGGCAGCTCGAGGACGGACCGGCGATCACCGAGCGGGTGGTGCGGGTCGTCGAGGCCGCGCGGCGCGGCGGCTATCCCGTGATCTTCCTGCGGCACTTCTTCCTGCCGAAGCGGCTGATGGGGAAGTTCGCGCTGCGGATGGCGATGAGCTGGCAGGGTGCGGAATCAGCGGAGGACGTGGTGCCGATCCTGCAGCGGGATACGCCGGCCTTCCAGCTGGTGCCCGAACTGCAGCCGCGCGAGGGCGAAGTGGTGTTCGACAAGACGTCGATGTCGGCGTTCGAGGGCACTCCCCTGGCGTCCACCCTGCGGGATCTCGGAATCGGGGCGTACGCGATCGTCGGGGTCGCGCTGGAGATCGGGATCGCGCCGACCGTGAGCCACTCCACCGACCTGGGGTTCGTGCCGATCGTGATCCGGGACGGGGTCGGCGGGCGCGACACGGCGGGGCTACAGCGGGCCTGGGACGACTTCGCGTTCCAGGGGCACGCCATCGTCACCGATTCCGACACCATCGTGCCGCTGCTGGAGAAGACGAGTTAG
- a CDS encoding energy-coupling factor transporter transmembrane protein EcfT has protein sequence MSSVILREVPVDSPVHRLWAGTKMIAVFAVSLLLMFIPSWSLLGVAAVFLVAVFLLARLPLGTLPRFPWLLWAGVLIGAAINAPVGASALLRYAQVVVFGFLLLGASFLVAWTTPMGEVAPALAKLGAPLKRIGWTRNGVRHAVPVDEWAVVVALTLRGLPLLLEEMRLLRAARRLRPKDSLLHRASENPLVDILTASMAVSSRRASELGEAITTRGGTGELTARPSSPGRADAVALLVVCLVCALGIVVELVL, from the coding sequence ATGAGCAGCGTCATCCTCCGCGAGGTCCCTGTCGACAGCCCCGTGCATCGACTGTGGGCCGGTACCAAGATGATCGCCGTCTTCGCGGTCAGCCTGCTGCTCATGTTCATTCCCTCCTGGTCGCTGCTCGGGGTGGCGGCCGTGTTCCTGGTGGCGGTGTTCCTGCTGGCGCGGCTGCCGTTGGGCACGCTGCCCCGATTCCCGTGGCTGCTGTGGGCGGGTGTGCTGATCGGCGCGGCCATCAACGCGCCCGTCGGGGCGTCGGCGCTGCTGCGGTACGCGCAGGTGGTCGTGTTCGGATTCCTGCTGCTGGGCGCGTCGTTCCTGGTCGCCTGGACCACCCCGATGGGTGAGGTCGCGCCCGCCCTGGCCAAACTCGGCGCGCCGCTCAAGCGAATCGGGTGGACTCGCAACGGTGTTCGCCACGCCGTTCCGGTGGACGAGTGGGCGGTGGTCGTGGCGCTGACGCTGCGCGGCCTGCCGCTGCTGCTCGAGGAGATGCGGTTGCTGCGCGCGGCGCGGCGGCTGCGGCCAAAGGATTCGCTGTTGCACCGGGCGTCGGAGAACCCGTTGGTCGACATTCTGACCGCGAGCATGGCGGTCTCCAGCCGCCGCGCGAGCGAGCTCGGCGAGGCCATCACGACCCGCGGCGGCACCGGCGAGTTGACCGCCCGGCCGAGCTCGCCGGGCCGGGCCGATGCGGTGGCGTTACTGGTGGTTTGTCTGGTGTGCGCTCTCGGCATAGTGGTCGAACTGGTCTTATAG
- a CDS encoding NAD(P)/FAD-dependent oxidoreductase, with protein sequence MPKIIIIGAGFGGLGMAIELQRNGFREFTILEKAADLGGVWRENTYPGAACDVPSPLYSFAHEPKPRWRQRYSTREDICEYMHGVADRHGLREHIVFGAEVTEAEFDEMTGQWTVHTAGGVARTADVLISAVGQLSRPALPPIPGIERFAGESFHSAQWDHKVELAGKRVACIGTGASAIQYIPEIQPKAAHLTVFQRTAAWVLPKFDTDYKPVHQRVLVSIPGMPVAERLTWWLLAEFVALGLVEFPGIVRGVSRIAEHHLEEQVSDPVLRAKLTPDYPIGCKRGLFSNDYYPAMCEPNVTLETTAISEIVPEGIRTADGVLHEADVIIYGTGFKGTEFLWPMKIRGRGARNLDDAWDGGAHAYLGITVPEFPNLFLVYGPNTNLGVGSIIYMIESQTHYIRRALQLLGEHPRTYLEVRPDPEHSYNNALQHRLARTPWNFCTSWYRTPSGRITNNWPGTTRSYRRRTRDLHLPDYTFTQIRR encoded by the coding sequence ATGCCGAAGATCATCATCATCGGCGCGGGTTTCGGCGGACTCGGCATGGCGATCGAGTTGCAGCGCAACGGCTTCCGCGAATTCACCATTCTGGAAAAGGCCGCTGACCTGGGCGGGGTGTGGCGGGAGAACACCTACCCCGGCGCGGCCTGCGACGTACCGTCCCCGCTGTACTCCTTCGCCCACGAACCCAAACCGAGGTGGCGGCAGCGATATTCGACGCGCGAGGACATCTGTGAGTACATGCACGGAGTCGCCGATCGGCACGGGCTGCGCGAGCACATCGTGTTCGGGGCCGAGGTCACCGAGGCGGAATTCGACGAGATGACCGGGCAGTGGACCGTCCACACCGCCGGCGGGGTCGCACGGACCGCCGACGTGCTGATCTCGGCGGTCGGGCAGCTGTCCCGACCGGCCCTGCCACCGATACCCGGCATCGAACGGTTCGCAGGGGAGTCCTTCCACTCCGCGCAGTGGGATCACAAGGTGGAATTGGCCGGCAAGCGGGTGGCCTGCATCGGGACCGGGGCCAGCGCCATCCAATACATTCCCGAGATTCAGCCGAAGGCCGCGCACCTGACGGTGTTCCAGCGCACCGCGGCCTGGGTGCTGCCCAAGTTCGACACCGACTACAAGCCGGTGCATCAGCGCGTACTGGTCTCGATTCCGGGAATGCCGGTGGCCGAACGGCTTACGTGGTGGCTGCTCGCCGAGTTCGTGGCCTTGGGTTTGGTGGAGTTCCCCGGCATCGTGCGTGGGGTGTCGCGGATCGCGGAGCACCATCTCGAGGAGCAGGTCAGCGACCCGGTGTTGCGCGCCAAACTCACCCCCGACTATCCGATCGGGTGCAAACGCGGACTGTTCTCCAACGACTACTACCCCGCCATGTGCGAACCCAATGTCACCCTGGAGACCACCGCGATCAGCGAGATCGTCCCCGAGGGCATCCGGACCGCCGACGGCGTACTGCACGAGGCCGACGTGATCATCTACGGCACCGGCTTCAAGGGCACGGAATTCCTGTGGCCCATGAAGATTCGCGGCCGCGGCGCCCGCAACCTCGACGACGCCTGGGACGGCGGCGCGCACGCCTACCTCGGCATCACCGTCCCCGAATTCCCCAACCTGTTCCTGGTCTACGGCCCCAACACCAACCTCGGCGTCGGCTCCATCATCTACATGATCGAATCCCAGACCCACTACATCCGCCGCGCCCTGCAACTACTCGGCGAACACCCCCGCACCTACCTGGAAGTCCGCCCCGACCCCGAACACTCCTACAACAACGCCCTCCAACACCGCCTGGCCCGCACCCCCTGGAACTTCTGCACCAGCTGGTACCGCACCCCCTCCGGCCGGATCACCAACAACTGGCCCGGCACCACCCGCAGCTACCGCCGCCGCACCCGCGACCTCCACCTCCCCGACTACACCTTCACGCAGATTCGCCGCTAG